Proteins encoded within one genomic window of Amorphoplanes friuliensis DSM 7358:
- a CDS encoding DUF5709 domain-containing protein — MSQPDDEWDAVEDDGVLDNSDTLDDNAAGDPLDVGYEAADKWSGADRFGTTAAEQRQGESLDQLLAEEEPDVDPYADPDPDADEDDISRRGEEPDDRAGRLIAEDEGLGPDDEADSVASDAGIDSGAASAEEAAIHVTDDPDGPGEGPRL; from the coding sequence ATGAGCCAGCCCGACGACGAGTGGGACGCGGTCGAGGACGACGGTGTGCTCGACAACTCCGACACCCTCGACGACAACGCGGCCGGTGACCCGCTGGACGTCGGTTACGAGGCCGCCGACAAGTGGTCCGGCGCCGACCGGTTCGGGACCACGGCCGCCGAGCAGCGTCAGGGCGAGTCGCTCGACCAGCTGCTGGCCGAGGAGGAGCCGGACGTCGACCCGTACGCCGACCCGGACCCGGACGCCGACGAGGACGACATCTCCCGCCGCGGTGAGGAGCCGGACGACCGCGCCGGCCGCCTGATCGCGGAGGACGAGGGCCTCGGCCCCGACGACGAAGCCGACTCGGTCGCCTCCGACGCCGGCATCGACTCCGGCGCGGCCAGTGCCGAGGAGGCCGCGATCCACGTCACCGACGATCCCGACGGACCCGGCGAGGGCCCGAGACTGTAA